Part of the Nicotiana sylvestris chromosome 2, ASM39365v2, whole genome shotgun sequence genome, taagtcttagttctctgtggaattcggctccggacttttagaccgaattatatttgcagcAACCGTTTatctttttaggactagagttgggtgAGCGGGCGTGATCAAAGTACCAATCACCAAATATTGCCCTAACATCAGCACCAATGCATCAAATGAGTACGAGGCATATTGTTTAGCTTGGTGTTTGGTAGCCATCGAGAGATGCATGTAGCTAGTCAATACTAGTAGTATTAGTTTTTGGGGATGAACGACTTTTACTTGTTCAAACTTTCAAACCTTTTCTTTTGGTTCGAAAGTCGAAACTGCATTTCGCACGTGTTTGATCATGGGTATGACGTAACAGAATTCCCACTAGCTCCACTGACCTGTGACATTTTGGACATTGGATCTTTGAACttgagttttttctttttttatgttAAAATACAATATGACATAAACAGTAGGTAACATAGACAATGCAACCTTCACTAGAAAagagaattaaaaaaaaggtTGAATAACGAATGATTCAGAACAGGGGAATTCCAGAAATAATAAATCCTCCATTGACATGAGCTAGCCCTGTGGCGTGCCTTCCATTCTTGGTTGCCACAAATAGACGATAGTTGTGTTTATTTAACTAATGCGGCGGCAAAGGGTGATGCCGTCACCAACAGGTAGCTGGCAAATTTCGATTCTTGAATCAGCAGCCAAAGCCTTGTTGAGTTCCAATACGAAATCTCTATAATACCTAACGTATTTCCTAAGAGGTGCATCAGGTGGTGCAACCACTGATCCATTCCATAGGGTGTTATCATACCCAATTAGTCCACCAATTTTGACCAAGTCGATTAATCTCTTGTGATAATTCAAGTAGTTGTCTTTGTCAGCGTCTACAAATATGAAATCATATGATCCATGGTATTTTCCCTGTTACAAAAATTGATAAACAAACATTAAGTTTAACTATATATCATAGACAAGCTTTCAAGTTATTTACTATTGAGTATTTAGGTACTTACATTTTCAATCATTTGATCAAGAACGGGAAGTGCAGGGCCTTCTTTGAATTCAATTTTGTGAGCTAGTCCAGCCTTTTCAATCACTGGAAGACCAATCTCGTAGTTTTCCCGGTTAATATCCATAGCTAGAATCTGAAGATATTTTACCAAATTAGTACTACAAATTTATGAGTTCATTTATCATCTGCAAGAGTAGGAGCAATTAATTACCTtgccatcatcgggaagagccatgGCAGTAGCAAGCAGAGAGTAACCAGTAAAAACACCAATCTCCATTGTGTTCTTGGCATTAATGAGTTTGATAAGCATGCTCAAGAATTGCCCTTCATCGGCAGAGGTGGTCATGAGGTTCCTGTTTTATTCAAATGAATGATTTTTATATTTCCAGCTAGAAAATTACCACAATTGAGTATTCAATTTGCATGAACGAACTAAAGTTAAAAGTAAAGTAGGAGAAAGTTACCAGGGGTGTTTTGCGGTGATCTCTCTTAGCTCTTTCATGGGCTCAGGCTCTCTTGGGTACACACTTGTTTCAAGAATGTACTgttgaaagaaaaaaacaaaaaattgatTAAAACCTAATACGTTAATAAAAGGGGAATATAATCAATTTATTGTATGACAATATATGGATAGAAAAAAGTGGTAATACCTGATAAAGGGCATCACTTTGCAAAAGACTCTTGTGTCCAACTTCTTGATGTCTTCCATTGGTTGCCATTACTAGTTCTTTGGTTTTACGTGGATATTTTATCTTGTTTTGAAGTGGATATAGGTCTTAAGTAAGCAACCTGCTTTTGGAGAAATGAAAATGGCTTATTTATATATATAGGAAAAACGAGAGAGGCATAAAAAAGAGTGGAGGGTTTGGTTGGCTGAAAATGATAGGAAGTTGGTGAAATGTCCTTTCTCTTATAAAAAAATTTGTGGGACAATACAGCCAAATGAGCAACTCCTTTTTTGACTTAATGATTAAATGCATTACCTAATAATATCCACCACCAGCTCTAGGCCTTCCTTTGACGAATTCAGAATCAAGAGAATTCTTAATTTGTTTGAAGAGGATTAGTCTTAACTGAGTAAACAGGAGTAATAACTAGCAAAAGTTATTTTATTTCATAACTTTTTAAACATTTAACTACATATCGATCACTTCTTCAGCCAATACTTACATTATGTTCAACCTTTAATAGTATTCAAATTTTTTGTATAACATTCCAATTTAATATCATTTTAATACGTAGATTCGTCTCCAAAAATGTGTTTCACCCAACAACTAAATACCGAAAAAGTTTTCTTCAGAAAAACAGTTTCAAAAAATGACTTACCAAAGATTCTGCAGAGTTGGTGGGTAGACCAACGTTGCCACTCTTGACTCCCGTTCTCATGGTATAGCAACCGAGGAAACTTCATAAGTGGATAAAGTCACTATCTCTctcctttcatttttttttttttttttcctggtCATcccattaaagaaaaaaaaaagtgggTTGGTGGTGTGGGTGGATTCTGAGAAACTACTTTTTATGACTCGAAAAAAGATTGGGAGACAACATGCAGCTTCATGAATCCTTTCTAAATGTTTTACTTCAAGAttctttatcttcaaaaaatcaactccaaatgctTCTGTCCAATGGCTTTCAAATTTCATTTGTGCGCATAACCTATTGCTGTTGCTTTTAATTTAaacctttttttttgttgttaaaACCTACCTGTACAGTATGTATCACTGGATGTAATGAAAAATAAAAGTAGTTTAATTTGatgggaaaaaataaaaaataaatacatgAGCTAAACTTATACTCCTATAATATACCCAAATTAATGTTAATATCAGTAATATTCAATATGTCATGTTAATTCTAAGAACGGCATGTCATTGAGAGCCAAATAAAAATGTTAAGATGTAATTAAAGTTTTTGAATTAATATGAAAATATATCATTTTTTATAAACTTGACCAAAAGGTCACATATAAAATAGAACTAATGGAGTACTTGACATCATTGAACTATTGAAGGATAATACTAACAAAAACCAGTTAGACCTTGTGAACTAGTAACTGAATCTACGTTACGCGTTATATGTTAGTAATTAATTGGGGAAATTCATGTCTTTTTCCTCACTCTGACTAAccatcttttttccttttcttttgaagGCCTCTTACTAACCATCTTGAGTTTATAGTTTACATGATTTATTTGTCAGTCAACGCGTCTGATGCAATATCGATATACTACCCCTATAGACAGAAAAAATACACCATTCATTATTTCTGAATACATATTTTGGTGCTTACGTCTCTTTCTTGTCCTTAACAATTCTCAATATTCTACATAAAGATATTCTAccaaactatatcttttttctaTTTATACATTCTTCTAATATGAAAGATCCAAATAAGAATGTGAAAGTTGAACTACTTAAGCAAATTGACAATGAGAAACTATATATAATGAATATATAGAAACATATATTTTTAGCCGCTCTAAAAAATAATAGccgataaaatatatatttattgtatatatgtattctatatacatataatatacaaattttatttattttttggctaGTAAGTACAATTAGTTTCGATCGACCGGCTAATTTTGTATTTTACCCATGAATTTATATGTTTAGTGTAATTTGATCGGTTCTAAAGAGCTAGAAGGGGCTTATACAGCATTATAATACAGGGTAAATTTGAACCTAGTACTTTGTACTTTTAATGCAGAGCATTAATTTATGTGCAAAAATTTACTAAAATTATCTTTAATTTTCACGAATAACTTATctactttctctcttttctttctatttcctttacctttaatttcttctattttgttttttACTCCTTACTAGGAGTGTTCACGGTTCGGTTTGGCCggtttttgattaaaaccaaaaccaaaccaatttaatgggtttttaaaattttaaaaccaaaaccaaaccaatttaatgggtttttaaaattttaaaaccaaaaccaaactaaattatatacaaaccatcggtttggttgttgttggtttggtttggtttttcggtTCCTAGTAAGCTAATGATTAGTCGataattgtgatgacccaaaaggtcatcacttatttttaaaaCGAATTTCTGCGTTCCGAGGCTTTAAAAATCTCTTTTAGTATCACCccaatttgcgtgcgtagtctgggggcatagccggaaagccattttgtgGAAATCtctgaaaaatgataaattttgactataaaatgaattaagttgacttcggtcaacattttggtaaacggacccggacccgtgatttgacagtccaagagggtccgtaggaaaatatgggacttgggcgtatgcctggaatcaaattccgaggtcctaagcccgagaaatgaattttcgaaagaaattgttttttgaAATTAATTATGAAATTTGGAAACGAATTATGAttagaacttgatggtatcgggcccgtattttggttctgacgcccgggacaggtcttatatgtgaattaagataagtctgtaagatttggtaagaaacggacttgaaacgacgtgaatcagatcatttttgagaaaaattggaaATTGAAGTTCATaaggaaatttcatgattttgatgctaaattcatagttgttgatgttattttagtgattttaatgcacgagcgagtccgtatgatgtttttggattggtgtacatgtttagtttggagccccgagggctcaggtgagttttggataggccacggggtggattttagATTTGAGGAAATTGCAGATTTTCAGTTGTGCATAGCAGGCCtgctggctcgcaaatgcgatatcgcaaatgcaagggccttgtcgcaattgcgaaagaagcccaggccagctccatctcgcaaatgcgagactccCTTTGCAAATGCGATATGCCCCCTTGGGcctgttatcgcaaatgcgatctttgGTTCGCATTTCccatctcgcaattgcgagagccccttcgcatttcccaacttagcagaggtcggggttcgcaattgcgaacccctgttcgcatttccaatacctgcgacctgcaacttttatacttagccgaaaatcaaccatttttcacatcatTTCAAAACACcaactccctagggcgattttttcacgaacaactcttcttccaaatcgattgtaagttaattttaactcgtttccttcaatcattaccatcttttaacatgatttcaattcaaaatcaatgattttcatggaggaaattgggtagaacctaggttttttcaaaattggagatttggacctcaatttgaggtccgattttaaaataaattatatacttgggttcgtgagggaatgggtaatcgggttttgcttcgaacctcgggtttcgaccacgtgggcccgggggcaatttttgactttttgggtaaaactttggaaaacttattttcatgcattggagtcggtttatttagcgtttattgatgtaattaagtaacttgtggctagatacgagtgaattagtggtggaatcaagaggtaaagcaataattgagacgtgaattgtgttcgtgacatcgaggtaagtgtttggtctaaccttagcttgagggattaagagtcgaatcctatttgttatgtggtatttgtcgagtacgacgtataagcatagtgacgagtatctatacgttggtgtcaagcatgctcatAAGTCTTATAtcgtgattatcatgactttgttgtattattcattCCTTGgcgaagatttctatttgttgtgccaagtttgtggaaggaattgtgacctatgaacattgaggagcgttgactcaagttgtataacgaattgtgaaagtataagtggtaattgaacccttggagcattggctcaagttgtaaagtgagttgtgaagtaaaagtgaaaaagagaaaagaatcaCTATATTGACTCCTTTGCCGGGATATTGGATTGTTTGATGTTGTCCCATGCCGGGACTTATTGTtgaattattgttcccttgccgggattcttgttgcaattttatttatttccttgccctattgtttgtgattgttgtttgggtgagtaaGAGAGTTAAAACACGAAGTGTGATACCGTGTATtatttttgtgaggaaagagtgtaaagcatgaagggtaatgccgtgtatgatttgtgaggaaagagtgtaaaaaatgaagggtgatgccgtgccgccgTGCCGCATgacgtaccattccgtgccaattatattgattatatggtgaggaaagagagtaaaagcacgaagggtgatgccgtgcacattttcattatatgattgctttggtgaggacgagaataaaaacacgaagggtgatgccgtgcatttattgatttctggttctttgttgatattcgagttttattgtttctttcatttacttgttgcctttctattcggaatttatatctcccccgcagcatgctacccctcccatatttgactatttattactgttcttcttttccggtgtatatagttgaattgcacatgtttatttggtagtctggtcctagcgtcgttactactttgccgaggttaggctaggcacttaccagcatatggggtcggttgttctgatactacactctgcactatataCAAattccggagcagcttttggaccatattttggaggctaccttcagtccaaggagatccaaggtagacctgcaggtgtccgcaggccctggcgtctccctctatcccttttatTCCTATTTCATTTCCTTAAATTCAGCAACAATGTATCTTTTATTTTAGACTTTGTATGTAATatatcttagaccgtctgtgacactgtgacgctagttctgggtggttaaggcttaatcAATTGTAATAGTGACATGTTCAGATATTTTTATTGCTTTCTTCTAAATTATTTTTTTCCCCGATGTTTACACGTTATTATATTACAAAGGCTAAAgagtataaaatgggtaaaatggTAGTTTgatcaataattggcttgcctagctcacattagtaggagccatcatgactcccgagggtggaaaatccgggtcgtgacaagttggtatcaaagctctaggttacatgggtctcatagttcacagacatgcttagtagagtctgagggatcggtacaaagacgtctgtatttatcccctagaggctacagagttaggaaaaacttcacattaattcttcctgtcgtgcggtttggtttctcaatgctaattgaatttctactctgttctttcgtagatggcgcgaacacgcgcttcctcatccactgaacaacagcccgagcccccagcagcagctcccacgaggggcagagggcgagggcgaAGCCGTGCTAGaagccgaggtaggggcagagctcaacccaGAGCAACgacaccagcggcggagcctcaggttgactttgatgatgaggttccggcccagaaaatttctaccctagtactccaggatgctctggtccgtctagtgggccttatggagagtgtcacccgggcatacttgcttcctgtagcaccagccgtctctcaggctggaggaggaaaCCAGACTCCTGCtgctcgcactccggagcaggtagctccccagttccatactccagcagttcagccagttggagcatgataataggtgaatttaactataaataggccctaaataaccaccttcttgtatagtttggatgataaaagtgataacaaaatgctcttattagtgtttttcatggtttgcaggttatatatgaccagagaaggctatggagtacttttgggatcaaatatggagaaaaagaggccgatcgtaaaattccgtcaagtaaaccacgcgaaacagctcaagtcagaactgaaagaggactaccgcggttctaccgcgaccgcggtagaactgCGGTAGAAGATGGCTGCAGacaaagtgagaatcagagagcaTGTTTGGCTGCAGTTTGACCGCAACCACAGCAGAACCGCGGCGGAGGCGGATAACTTCAAGAACTAAAGTACAAAATACGGGATtgttagcccaaaaccctattttaaacattagacttcgcccaagagagATATGTATTGATTTGGAGAGTATTTTGGCAAGGAaaaaacaattgtgagagatcacccaaaacatgtttcttcttttctttgatttttcttgcaagttttatgatgaatattaTTTTAGCttatttacccatagttatgagtagctaaatcctttgtctaaagttttgatggaacctattgggggatgaacttcttgtttatgtgaatacaaattgctagtctcaatctttatttgttcaactttgtgcatgttgtagttaattgacaggatcctcaattagctgtgcctatttagtgtgtataactcgggagagagtgcatatttcggttattgttgaacaacaccactcctaaagtataagagggatctataactgcgggtttaaaggcgggattagggataaggaagccttgagtgcaatctaaaatgaaccgtgttaattagagctagctagtgtatcttgggagagtgcattgagtatattactgtgattactcgggagagatttacggtaagatgagCATTTATGATTGATAGAAaggtgttggtcaatttgtatgaagcataaacagaagagattccatcaataggggaagtcgTTACCTTAGcattttctcattattgtttacaaccttaacATCCTTAGTTTACAGttgtttatttacttgcaattttaattattgaagacaccatcaactgtgattcaaacgtttggagaaattggttctcaagagtttagtgggtctaaagatagtgattgataggttaactctctgtggattcgactttgggcagaatactcaggttatatttgcaacgtccgcagggttctttttataaggcatagttaggCGTGATCAGAGAAGTTCAgccaggtgtggtagctcagaccggtgatggagcaactatgtttgccgatgctttgtggaggttggacaggttcaccaagctcttcactactactttcagcatgcatcttctgaggacccctaggattatctagacagctgtcaagAGGTTCTCAgtaacatggggatagttgataccaatggggtcgattttgctactttttgcttgtctggatctgccaagacttggtggagagattattgcttggcgaGACCAGCCAGATCACCAGCCTTGAcctgggagcagtttactcagctatttctggagaagtttctccctattactcagagagaTATCTAtcgtaggcagtttgagcatctccagcagggttctatgactgttacccagtatgagattcattgacttggctcgtcatgctcttatcatacttcccaccgagagagagagagggtgatgaggttcattgagggacttattcaggcgattcgtcttcagatggctaggagacaaggagtgagatttccttcgaggaggcggccaatgtggctaggagagtggagatggttctgtcgtagggaggtggtcaggggtctgacaagaggcctcatcattcaggccgattcagtggtacctcgtccagaggcagagattcgtatggtaggggccatcctcctaggcctttccagtcagcacttcaggtttctcacggtgcttcaggtggctgtggtccttagatgcagtattctgatcagcagtcctataatgcaccaccagctcctatcagtgcaccgccacttcagagttttcggggtggtcattcaggttgtcaaggtcagcagtctcagcagccgagggcttattacacttgtggtgatatgggtcacattgtcAGGTTTTGCCTTCGAGCAtggagtagctctcagcatcaaggTTCTCGTGCCATAGTTCAGGCACCTAGTGTTCCAtagcccacccagccagctagagatgGGGGTAGAggcgctagaggtggaggtagaggtattaaaggtggagctcaggctgctagaggtggaggccagccagcagcaggctgtCCTAGGGATGCAGTTCAGGGTGGTaaggcccagccccgatgttatgctcttctagtcAGGCCCGAGGCTAAGGCTTCCAATGcaattatcacaggtactgttctggtttgtgatagagatgctttagtgttatttgatctagggtctacatactcatatgtgtcatcttattttgtaccgtatctggtcatgcctagtaattctttgaatgcccctatttatgtgtctacaccggtgggtgattttattgtggtagatcgagtccatcgttcatgtatagttgtgattggaggttttgagactcgtgtagatttgcttcttctggacatggttgattttgacgtcTTATTGGGGAttgactggttatcaccttaccacgctatcttggactgtcatgccaagactgtgaccttagccttactagGTTTACCTCGATTAAAGTGGAgatggactcctggtcattctacccgcagtgttatctcgtatatgaaggctcaacgtatggtcgagaacaggtgtttggcctatgttcgtgattctagtattgAGGTTCcatctattgattctatgcccattgttagtgagtttcctgaggtattcccttcagatctgtcgggtatgccacccgacagggatattgacttttgcattgatttggctccgggcattcaacccatttctatcctgccgtatcgtatggccccgcctgagttgaaagagttgaaggagcagttgtaagacttgcttgagaagggtttcatttggccgagtgtttcgccttggggtgcgccggtgttgtttgttaagaagaaggacaaatcgatgagaatgtgtattgattaccggcagttgaacaaggttacaatcaagaataagtatctattaccgaggattgatgatttgtttgatcagcttcagggtgccaaggtattttcgaagattgacttgagatctagctaccattagttgaggattagggcatcggatgtccctaagacagctttccacactctgtacgggcattatgagttcttggtgatgtcattcgggttgacaaatgccccagcaacttttatggatttgatgaactgtgtgttcaggccttattggattcgttcgtgatagtcttcattgatgatattttaatatattcctacaaccgggaggagcacgagtggcatcttagagtggttcttcataccttgagggatagtcagttgtatgctaagttttctaactgtgagttctggttgagttcaattgcattcctgggtcatgttgtatcagcagagggtattcaggttgatccaaagaagattgaggcagtcaataagtggcctagaccaacattaactacagagattcggagtttcttgggattggcaggctactatcatcggtttgtggaggggttttcatctatcgcagccccgataaccaggttgacctagaagggtgcccagtttagatggttggatgagtgtgaggcgagctttcagaagctcaagatagctttgactacgacaccggtgttggttttgcccacaggttcaaggccttatacagtttattgtggtgcatctcgtattggacttggtgcgatgttgatgcaggatggaaaaGTCATTTCCTATGCTTCACGGCAattgaagattcataagaagaactatctggttcatgatttggagttggcagccattgttcacgcgttgaagatttggaggcattatctgtatggcgtggcatgtgaggtgttcacggatcacaagagtcttcagtatttgttctagcaaaaagagttgaatttgaggcagagaaggtggttggagttgttgaaggactatgatatcaccatcttatatcatccgggaaaggccaatgtggtggccgatgctttgagtatgaAGTTAGCCAGTATgcgcagtcttgcttatattccggtcggtgagagaccgcttgctttgaatGTTCAGGCTTTGACCAATCAGTTCataaggttggatgtttttgagcccagtcgtgtgttggCTTGCACAatcactcgttcttctttattggagcatatccgagatcgacagtatgatgatccccatttgtgtccttagagacacgatgcagcgcggaggtgccaagcaggttaccttaggagatgatggagttttgaggttacagggtcgagtttgtgtgcctaatgtggatgggcttcgagagttgattttagaggaggcccatagttcccggtactttattcatccgggaactgctaagatgtatcaggatttgcggccacattattggtggagaagaatgaagaaggatatcgttgcacatgtggctcggtgtttgaattatcagcaggttaagtacgagcatcagaggcccagtgggttgttccagaagattgagattcctgagtggaagtgggagcgggtcactatggactttgttgttggactcccacggacttagaggaagttcgatgcagtgttggttattgttgataggctgaccaagtcagcatatttcattcctgcggcagtctcatattcttccgagaggttagttgagatctatattggggagattgttcgccttcatggtgtgcccaagtctatcatttcggactaaggtacgcagtttacctcacatttctggagagcagttcagtgagagttgggcacacgggttgagtcgagcacaacatttcatcctcagatggacgggcagtccgagcggaccattcaaatTTGGGAGGATATGCTTTgatcttgtgtcattgactttggatgctcgtgggatcagttttttgcctttagcagagtttgcctacaacaacagctaccagtcgagtatccagatggatcCTTGTGAGGCTTTGtgtggtaggcggtgtcggtcgctggTAGGATGGTTAGAGcggggagaggctcgattgttgggtgcggatctagttcaggatgccttggacaaggtcaggattattcaggataggcttcgtacagctcagtccaggcaaaagagctatgccgaccgcaaggttcgatatttggctttcatggtcggtgagcgggtattgcttcgagtgtcgcctataaaggacatgatgagatttgggaagaagggcaagcttagccctaggtttattggcccgtttgagattcttgatcgagtgggagagatggcttatagactcgtattgccgccgagtttatcagtcgtccatccagtgtttcatgtgtccatgcttcggaaatatcacgtcgatccatcccacgtgttggatttcaacactgtccagttggacagggacttgtcttatgaggaggagtcggtagttattctagatcggcaggttcgtcagttgagatcgaagaattttccttctgttcgtgtttagtggagaggtcagcccactgaggcatcgacctaggagtccgagactgatatgcggagccgttatccccatcttttccccgactcaagtacttccttcttatgtcgtTCGAGgccgaacggttgttttagaggtggagaatgtgatgacccaaaaggtcttcacttatttttaaactaattctgTGTTCCGAGTCTTTAAAACCCTCTTTTagtcttacctcgatttgcgtgcgcagtcccaGCGTGTTGCCTGAAAGCCATTTTGtggaaatctgtgaaaaatg contains:
- the LOC104232566 gene encoding caffeoyl-CoA O-methyltransferase 1, with product MATNGRHQEVGHKSLLQSDALYQYILETSVYPREPEPMKELREITAKHPWNLMTTSADEGQFLSMLIKLINAKNTMEIGVFTGYSLLATAMALPDDGKILAMDINRENYEIGLPVIEKAGLAHKIEFKEGPALPVLDQMIENGKYHGSYDFIFVDADKDNYLNYHKRLIDLVKIGGLIGYDNTLWNGSVVAPPDAPLRKYVRYYRDFVLELNKALAADSRIEICQLPVGDGITLCRRIS